The nucleotide sequence AAGCGCTACGACGACCACAACGACCGGCACCGGCACCGCCGCCACCAAAGGCATTATGGACTACTTTAATGAGTTCATTTCCGACCCGTTCAGTTTCATTACCAATAACCCGCTGATTGCCGCCATGATTGGTTTGGTGTTTGGTATTTCTTCTTCCGTAAGAAAACGAAGGCGCGCCGCCGCCGCTAGGTAATAACCCCCGACGCCCGGAAGCGTAAGCGCCGCCCCTACTAGGCCAGTTTCCAACCGTGAACGCCCTGGCTATTCCGTAGCCAGGGCAATCACACCAACCCCCAACGAATCACTTTTTTTTAACTCTTAAATTCCAAAATTATGCGCAAGCCAAAAATGGGCAAATTGCCGAAAAAACCTAAGCTGACGGCCAGCCCCGAGCAAAAGAAAAAGTACCTCTCAAAGGTTGCGTCCATCAAAAAGGACTATAACAAGAAAATGAGCGAGTACAAAAATCTATGGCCCTGAGTGCCAAGATTGCCAAAGTATAGCCGCCCGCTACCATCCATCCAGAGCAAGCCCGCCAAACCGGGCTTGCTTTTCCTAAATCACTTTACCCCTACTACGCAACATGGATACGACACAGCAAGCAAGCGACTTTTTGAAACAGGAAAACATGGCTTTCTGGCAACTATGGAAAGGTACCAGTAAGGTAAGCGAGTGCGAAAAAGACAACAACCCCACCGCCGACCCAGCCACGCCCAGGAGCATTTTAAAAACGTCCTGGAACTACTGCCGCCCAACAGCTACCGCCTATCGGTATACCGCAACGCCAGCGGCCAGCGGAGCGCAACAACTTTGAATTTACCAAAGCCGGAGCCGCGCCCAGCAAGCCGGGGGGCTTTCAAGTGTAAGCAGTTTGCGCGAACAAATGCGCGCCGAACTCATGCAAGATTCCGTATGAAAGAAATGGAAGATAAAATCAAAAAGCTGGAAGAAAATCAAAACAAGCTTTTTGAAATCCTGGAAGATTTGACGGACGGCGACGGCAACAATGATTTTGCCCAAAGTCTGATTAAGGAATTTGCATTGGGAGCCATCAAGAATAAAACCGCCGCGCCGGTTGTGATCAATCAGATTCCCCGCGCCAGTGGCGGATTTAACAACCTCTAAACACCTACGTACTTTTTAAAACGCTTACACAACGGAACCAATGGAAAAGGACTTACTACAACTTTTGAAAGATTTTGGCCGCGCCTACGATGAAGTACTAGGTACCGAGGACACCATAAAACTAATTGAAGCCCTGACCGAATTTGTAACAAACAACCCGGATGCAGTGCTACAACTGCAAACCGAAATCCACGACAATAACGCATTTTTTGCCCGCCTGTTGACCAGGGAAGGCGTTGACGAAGCCCCGCGCCGCATTGCCCTATTTCCAAGTTTAACACGGTCAAAAACCCGATGCAGCTATTCAAGCAAAAAGCCAGTCTATGAAGAATTTAACCGCCGCCGCGCCCTGGCCAGCCAAGTAGACAAAAAGACCGTCGCCAACGTCGGTAAAGTCTTGGTTGCTATGCCCTCTATCTATTATTGCGATCCAGCGCCCGCAAGCGTTTGGCCCAAAATGAATATGATAAAGTCGTAGCGGGCAACGGGGGAGCGGTCAACCCCGCCAATATAGCGCTGCAATTCCGGCAAGCGCTCAGACCGTGGGGATTCTCATTTTTAGGCATCGACGGCGGCACCGATGAAGATACGCTTTACTATCTGGCCGGGGTTTGCCGGGGCAACGTCTGGTCTGAGGTTACAGCCAGTTATCGGACACTTTACAAAAGCGAACTCATACAGGACATAAGCGACGACGCCAACCCGAAGTTTTCGCCAAGTTTGTAGCCATCCTGCAAGGCAATGCCGCCCCTACCACGCCCACCGGGGGAGGTGCCACCACCGGCAAAGGCTACACCGCCGAAACCATCCGACGTACTCCGCTCTTATCCGCCAGCGATAGCAGCCAAACCGTTACGACGTTGCCGCTGGGTACCAAAACTGAATTTAAGTACTACACCATAGCCAAAAGCGGGGGCGTAGAAATCAGTACGTTCTGGTCACTTATCGGAACTGGATCGGGTACCCACGGACGGATATATTAAGCGGGCCGACGTCCGCGTATACGCAAACTAAAATACTATGGGAACGACCTCACAAAGCGGAATTGATTTTATAGCCCTGGAAGAAACGCGCCGTTGTTTTCCAAGCCTGACAGCTTTTTAACCCTGCCTATAAGGACACCAACGGCCCCGCCATCGGGTACGGTTGCACCTTCTACGAGGACGGTAGTAAAATCCAGTACGGCCAGCAGATCACAAAAAAAGGGCTGATCAACTCTTATTGTACCACGTACGACTAAAGAGGGTACCTAAATAGCTACCTGAACGGGAAAAATATCCGCCTGACGGTTCCCCAATTTGACGCCGTGGTTCGTTCGTGTACAACGCCGGGCCGGGCAACTTTTTGAAGTCGCAGCTATGGCAGCAAATACAGGTAAATCCCAACGACCTGAACGCCATCGAAGCCGCCTTTAATCCTGGCCCTACAACGCCAACCGCCGATTGAAGGAAGCCCAGGCGTACGGCCAGCCGGTTTTTAGGAGTGAGGTAACAACCAACATTGCCGGAATCGGGGCGATCCTGTTAGCCCTGGCGGGCGGCTACCTCATAAACGAAAGCCGTCAATGATATGCCCGATAAAGTCACAGCCTTTGAACGGCTTTTAGATTTTGCCATAGGCGGGGGCGCGCTGGAAGGTATCCGGTATATATTTTCCAAAAAAAAGAACGATGCCGAAACGGACAACATCGTGTCTGATAACTGGAAAAAGTACGCGGAACATTTGGAAGGGCGGTTTAATCTGCTTATGGAGCAACACGAAATTTTGACGAAAAAGTACAACGAACTCGAACGCAAGTATCAAGAGCTAAACTTAGAAGTCCATGGCAAAAGTAATTCTAACCGCAGGCCACGCCGTAGTTAACGGCATAGGTACCGGGGCCAAAGTGCCAGGGTTTGACGAAGCCATCGAAGCCGTAATACTTCGTAATGCCATCGCTACGCGGTTGATTGAACGGGGCGTCAACGTGTACGTCGACCAGAACGAACACCAACGCCGAAACGTGGAGCAAAATCAAGGAAATCGCTCACTTTGAAGATGTTCTTTTGGATTTGCATTTTAACGCCGCCAGCCCCCAGGCCACCGGCACCGAGGTATTTTATAAAACCTCACGCTTTTTGCAGCCCCAACCGACCGCCGCCAAACTGAGCGCCAGCGTTGCCGATGCCCTACGGATAAAAGACAGGGGAGCCAAGAACGAAAGCCAGAGCCAACACAACCGTTTAGGCGTGTTGCATCTGAACCCGGAACGTAGCTTTTTGCTGGAAACGTGCTTTATCACGAACCCCGGCGACGTCCGAGAATACCGGTACTATTTTTCCGATGTAGTGCATAATGTTACTGAATTTCTGGCCGAAGAAAGCACCCGCAAAGCATGAAATGGAATGTAAAGGGTACTTCGTGGAGCGTGTTGCTATTGGGTAGTATCATCCTGTTTGGAGCCGGATACTTTGCCGCCGATACCAGGAGCGCCGCGCCACGCCGTCCAGGAATTGACCGCCGAGCGCGCCGCCCATATTGATAAAATCAGATCCATCGATCAACAGCTAATAACTGAATATGCGAAACTTGATAGCTGTATAGTAGCCGCCCTGCTGACCCTGACAGCGCCGCCCGCGCACTCTTGGAACGCTACCGCGCAGCCGGATACCTTGACACCTACGGAAGTCCGCCAGTTGACCAGCCTAACGCCGCAGATCATCAAAGAACTGAAAATATGCGACGAAGCCCGCCAGATTAACGGCTTGTTGAATGCCAAAATTCAAACCCTGATTGCGGAAACCAGCCGCCAGGAAACCGAAATAAACGACGCCCAGCAGGGACTAAAAGAGGAAACCGCCCGCCGTTCTGTCATGGAACGGCGGGCCAAACGCCGGGGAAACGTCGTACTAGTCGAAACCTTAGTAATAGCCGCCGCCATCGTAACCAAAATTTTTCTATGAATAACCTCACGACCCAAGTAAACCTAATCGGAGTAGCCGCCGCCTACTTTACGTGGAAATACGGCAAAGCGGCCAAATGGAAGTACCCCGCGTGGGTGCGCCATCGCGTATTTGTTAATGACCAAACTCGTAAAATAATGGGTACCAGTCAGAAGCGTTTGCAGTCGGTTTTGAAAGATATGCCCTATGAGAGCATTCAGGACTTTATAGCCATCCTGCAACCTACGTTTAGCCTGGAATCTTTTAAACGGTTTGGCGACCCCAACAACCTAACGCCCGGATTGCGCCGGTTTTGGATCAAGAAAACGGCCAAAGGCATTGACCTAGCCGCCGCCGAGTTAAAGGAGTTTTCCGGAAGCAACCGCGACGAAGACACCTTAATACAGGACATTCTAGAATTTGCCCAGCAGTACGACACGAACGCCAAGCTACAAGCCTACGTACGCCGCCGCGTGAAGGAAGGCCAGAGCGCCCGCAGTACCTACGAGCGCCAGAAAATAAAGGACGTCGACACCTTCGTGAAAAACGGATTGCGTACCCTACGCGCCGACACCTTTAAAAAGGAACTGGCCGAAGTAGCCGCCAACCCGCGTTTTTACTTTGGGCCGTTGCTCGAAATTCCGGAATCGGAAGGTAGTTTTTGGGCATTGACCGACGACCAGCAAACCAAGTTTGCTACCCAAGCCCTACAACTATTGAAGGGTAAGAAGCTGAAAGGCAAGAAAGGCCGCGCCCAAAACGCGCCGATTAAATTGGACGCCGCCTTTAAAATGGAACGTTTGGCCCGCGTCGCTCAGTACCGCGCCCAACAGGCCAGCGGGATCGTAGAACTTGCAAAGAAATGCAGGCGCAGTTTGCGCAATCCCAAGAGCGCCGCCAGGGATGCCAAGCGAACGAGTAAAAAGGTATTCCCCGCGACCGAAGCCGGTTTACTGGCGTGGGCTGCCAACCCTGGCAAGGGGATATTTTAGGCGTCGACGGATAACAACCAAGTACCAATACCAATCTATTAGCCATGAAAGAATTTATTTTGATTGCCTTCGCTCACTTCGTTTTATTCCAAATCATTTTTGGAATCGTCTTGCTGGATGCTGTGCTAGGTATCACGCGCGCCCTGATCAAACGGGAGTTCAAGTACGGGTACCTGACCCAATACCTATACAAGCTTTTAGCCTATACCGCTGTACTCATTGCCGGGAATCTGGTAGAATATGCCAGCCAGCTAACCGGGCATACGATGGAGTTAATCGGAATCATACCGGTATTTGTCACGATTGCGACGGCGGAACTTGGCAGCCTGAAAAAGAAATTCCAATCTGTAACCCCCGCGCCCGATGAAGCCTAACACTATTTTGATAGCCGTGTTCGTCTTTCTGGTTTTGCGATCCAGGCGAACCGCCACCCTGACCGGCACCGGCTACCCCACCGCCGCCGACTTTGACGCCCTTAATAAGTTGGTCGTTCATCAAGCCGCCGTAATCAAAGATTTACAGGAAGATTCGGCCACTCTGATTGAACGCCTCAATCAATCACCTTTTGCTATATGAAACGCCTTGTAATACTCGCCCTACTCTTTGGCAGCCTGACCGCCCAGGCGCAAATTTCCGCGCCCGCCGTAAAGGATACCATTACCAAAATACTACCCGACAGCCGCCCGCGCGTCGTAACGCCCGCTAGTATCCGGCAGGCTATATTTCAGGTAGTGGATTTTGCCGACACACTGACCGGGGTACCAGGGCCACAAGGCCCGCAGGGGGTAGCCGGGCCGCAGGGGGCAACCGGGGCGCAAGGTATTCAGGGGCCGCAAGGGCCGCAGGGAATACAGGGGCCGCAGGGCGTACAAGGGCCGACCGGCCCCGCGCCCGACGTTTCCAACTATGCGACCCTCGCCGGAACGCAGACATTTACGGGGGTCAAGACTTTTACGCAGGATATCTACATTAATTCGCTACGTGTTGGTTTGGGGGGGGGAATCTTAATGGCAATACTGTATTGGGTTATTTAGCTGGTAACGCCAACACGACCGGAAACACTAACACCTTTATAGGGTATCATGCTGGGCTATCGAACACCACCGGAAATAGTAATATAGTACTAGGCTATCAGGCTGGGCTATCGAGCACCACCGGAAGCAATAATGTGTTTCTAGGCGTACACGCGGGCTATTTTGTCACAACCGGAGGCAACAATCTTTTTTTAGGAAGACAAGCGGGAAGGTATATAGCCGACGGGACTACCGTACTGAGCAATCCAGCCAATTCCCTTTTTTTAGGCTACAATACCAAAGCGCTCGCAGATGGACAAACCAACCAAATTGTAATTGGTCACGATGCCACCGGGCTAGGTAACAATACGACCGTACTGGGTAATTCTTCTACCACCTTTACCCGGCTTTTTGGAAACGTTGGTATAGGCACTTCCACTAATGCCGGGTATGGATTGGATGTGAACGGTACGGGGCGGTTTACCGGTTTAACGACATTTCAGGCCGGAACCGAACACACCACAGCCGGAGCGGGAATAATACTCAAAACGCCGGACGGTACCAAGCGCTACAAAATCACCATCGACAACTCTGGCAATCTAATTACCACTTTACAGTAATTTCCATGAAAAAGCTATTTTCAATTCTACTGCTATTCCTTTCCCTGGCCGCGACCGGGCAAGATGTTACCATTCCTTTGGAGGAATTTACCTTGGAAATCCCCAGGGTGAACGCACTAGTCGTGCGACCCATCGGAGCGCCTTATCTGGCTCCCAATCCGGCGGATACCGTGCAAAAAATAATGGTTCAAAATGTCTACTACGAATTGCGTTCAGCGGTACTTACCAGAGCCGCCGAAGAGGGCAACAAGACCCTACCAAACTCAAAGTACCAGCTCGTAAATAAGTACATTGATAGAAGTGTAACCCCTTCGGATACCGCCGAAATAAACGCTTTTTTTAGGTACGTTAATTGGCCTTTAAAGGTGAAACTACCTAGCCAGGAATGACACGCTTTCCCAGGATCGTAGTTCAAAAGGTGTACGGCGAAAAATCGGATTGGTGGGCACTCAGCGACCCCGCCGTAATCCCACACCCGCAAGGGGAATACACGATTCCGAAAGGCTACCGAACCGATTTTATTAGTGCGCCCTGGCTCTTGTACCCGATCATTCACCCGCACGGAGCCGGATCAAACGAAGCCATACCACACGACTACGAACACGAAAACGGCCTGTTTCGGGATCAATTAGGCGACCGCCACGCCCGGCATTTATCCAACTTCATGTTAGCCGTGAGAATGGTTCAGGGAAAGGCCCCGATTTGGAAAGTATTCGCCATGCTGATTTATACAACGCTGTTCAGTTCAATTACCTGGAATCGTAATAACCGTAAAAAATGAAAACGAACGACCTTTTTCTTTTTGGGCTGGCCCTGGCCGTCGTGTACTTGATGTACAAACAGATGCCAACCGGAGCCGGACCCACCCAAGCCCAATTTGATGCCTTACAAGCCCAGGTAAACGGCTACACCACGCGAATCACTACGCTGGAAACTTCCGTTTCTGGAATCACTACCCAACTAAAAAACCAAGACGCTGCCTAATGAAAAAGCTCTTATTTCTCCTTTTATTTCCCTTCCTGGCATTGGGCCAAATGGTACCCGCTGATAGCACGGTACGCGCATTGATTCAATCCAAGATACCCACGCGGGGAGCCAGGACAACCGGGTACAGTGCCGCCGACGTGCGTACGGCAATGGATGGAATCATAGATTATGTCAACAAAAAGAACCCTATTGTTACGCCGGAAATGTTCGGGGCATTGGGCAACGGCACGACGGACGACACCCAGGCATGGCAAAAACTACTCAACTGGGTTGCGCTATCCTCGAAAGGGGCGGAAATTTACGCGCCTGGAAAGTACTTCATTACGTCCTCGCTAATACAGGTCAACGCTACCGTACGCGGGGCGGGGCTTCGTATCCGGGGAGCGGGCCGCGAAAAGTCGGGATTTATTACCCACAATCTGAACGGGCCTTTGTTCCTGCTGGATGGGAATAACGATAACATCCCCAACAACACCACGTACTACAATACCTATCGAACCGAGTTGTCGGATTTTTTTATTAAAAGTCAGCAAATACCGTAACCGGTACGGTAACGGGGATTCTCCTAAGCAGTCAGAAAGATTTTTACATTCATGATCTTTATATGCCCGCTCTCAGTGGCGACGGGATCAAAATAACCGCCGTTGGGTTCTCCGACTTTGGGGAGTCCTCAAACGGGTTAATCGAACGGTGTTGGATAGACGGCCTGAATGGGAAGGGGATCAATATAGTAGGGGACGTTTCCTCTGAATTTGTCGCGTCACATATCATCATACGCCACAATTCTATTTTTTACTGCAATACGGGAATTTACTCTGAACTCTCCGAACAAGTAGAAATAGACAATAACCAAATCATTGGAAACACGAACTACGGTATTGTAATCGGGTACGATGGCCGGGGCGTTTCCCGGCTCATTACCATTACACACAATGAGTTAGGGAATAACAATCTACTGGGTTCTATTTGGATTCAGGCGGTTGTAACGGGTGTTGTAGAAGGGAATCGGTTTGTTAACAACCTTACGGAAACGTTTGGCAATCAGCTTACGACAGGCAAAGCGGACGGGAGCGGCCCGGTACGAAACCTTACCATACAGCGGAATTACATCGTACAAGCCAATCCCAACTTAGCCGGACATTATCAGTTTTTTATTCATCCCGGATACAGTAATAATATTTCGATCCTGGACAACTACAAAATAGTACTTGCAAGCGGGGGGCTTTACAATGATATTTCACGGATCAACATTTTACGCGAAATCGACGAAGAAAGCGGATTGATTGTAAATGAGAAACGCGGAGCCAGTGAAACCGTTATTCTTCCCAATCCGACAAACCTTGTTCCGAAGGTGTGGAAATCGTACCGCGCAACGTTTACAGCCAGTACCGATCTTGTTATTTCTCCGCCTACCGAAGTCCCCCAGGAGAAAGACGAATTTTACGTTGCGCTTTTCAATAACAGCGCTTCACCGATTACCGTCAACATTACCACCGGGAGTGGCTTTATTCTTGGCGATCCTATTGTTTTTTCTTCATCGACACAGTACGAAGGCTTCATACTTATGTACAAGTACTTAGCCGGAAACTGGTACAGAGTCAAATAAAAAACGCCTGAATTATAAATGAAATGGACGCACTCGAAAAATACCTAAGCAGCGCCGCCAACCGGCAGCGCATTTTGTGGATAGTGGGTGCAATCCTGCTTTACTTCTTTATCCGAAAGTATAAAGCCAAAGCCGGTACACTTGGCCCGCCCGTCGTTCAGCTTCCCAATATTCCCGTAAGCGCTGGCGATCGTACTAGCGGGGGGTCGACCGGGATTGGTAGTATTTCGGGCAACTTCACGCCGGTAATCCTTTCTCGAGGTTATGCCTCTCTGGCGAACTTTGAAATTTCCGGCAGTTCTAACAACTGGCGTATTACCGATTTATCCACCCGCAGCCCGGCACCGGGTTATGAATGGTACTACATCGTAGGCGAAAAAGTAGTAAGGCAATCGGGCCGCTTGATTGATGAACCCTGGCAAACCAACCTACCCGGCCACGTTCTGAAGCATTCGATCAAAGTCGGTTTGGTCAGCCTTGAACAGCATGCTTCCACACCGGAGCAACAAAGTAACCCCTACTATGATCCGAACGGAATAGAGTTTTTTGATAAGGGCGACGTAGGCGCTCAGTTCGTTTTTGCATTCGTACCCAATTCAAATTAATATGGCAACCCAAATTAACACCGTCAACCCGGTACCGGATAATTACAACCCTGCAAGCCAGTTGCCGCAATGGATGGAAGTAGGTAGCAATTTTGCGTTACCGAGCGGCCATTTTCACCAAGCAAGCCCAAACCGGGAAGATAGGGGTATTGAACACACCTTCAATAAAGGAGTCACGCACTTTTCCTTATTGGATGCCAACGACGAAGCCGGAGGAGCCGCCGCATTCCGCGCCCGCTTTCCGGGCCGGGCCTATCAGGACGTCCCCCGGATACAGGATATTTTCAACCTTGCCCGCCAGGGGCCGGACAACTGGCAACCCACGACGGGCGGAAATTATAACCTGGCATTCTGGCCGGGCGGGCCTATGACTACCCAGCAAGCACTAAACGCCGCCAATGGGTTAGATTTGAACATAGGTTTGTTTGTGGGGGAATTGTTAGAGGGCGACGCCTATTTACCCGAATTGCACCCAAGTTGGAAAGTATTCATTGATCGGTGTATGGAGCGGCTACCGGATGGGGCATTGTTCGCCGCCAACTACTTCACGCGCTGGCACGGTGGAGTAAATTACAATTTGGGGGAAGCGTCCCGGGCGGCTCATGAAGGAATGCTTACCAGCAATAGCAATACGTGGCCGACCAGCATTTACCACCCAGGTAATAATTACAGTGCAACAAACCTAATCGTAGAAGGAATCTATCTGAACGCACCCGACCAGACCGCCAAGCAAATGCTACAGGCAATTTTTCGAATGCGACTATCAAAGAAATTGGGTAAAGCGGCTGGCCTTTTTGTATTCGACGTAAACGAATGGCTACCCGGCTACGCGCACAATACCTACCTACCCAGCGGAGTATTTGAGCGGAGCAACAAAGCCGCCCACAATCCGCAATTAAGTTTATTATGGCCGTTCCTGGCCCATGAGTACGGGAACGTTTCTATTGAGTGGGGTTTGAAGCGCCGGGCCAAAGTGGACAAAACGAAAATCCTGGACATTTCTTTTTATATGTCCGGGAAGGATCGCTTTTACCCTAGCGGGTCATCCACGCCGACCACGTACCCCAACTACGTGAACGAGGGGAGCAATTACTACGACATTCCCGCCTTCCTGGCCGACTTCCCTAATTTTGGCCTTCGTGCCTGGAATGTTACGGGAGGTCGAACCGTAGGCGGCACCGATTACTATTGTGATTATAGGATCAACGGCGGGAACTGGATCAACAAAACGGCCAATGGCACTGAGGAAGTAAGGCAATACTACGATAAAACCTATGTGGTAAAAGCCCGGATCAAAGGCGGGCAAATGTCCGTATTAGCCTATAATTTTTGGGCCGACAACATACGCCGAACGTTGGAGTTCAGGCACCCGACCAATAGCGGTATAACGTACCAAATGGACGTTTGCGGAATTGGCCCATTCGCGCAACTTATCAACCTGTAAAGTCCACCTTTCCCGCGTGTAGTGAAGTTAAAGTATCGTATCATAAAGCCCCGCCGATTTTCGGCAGGGCTTTTTGTGCTCTTGACATTATAGTTATTTCTGTCTATTTTTCCGGGGTCATAGATAGAACTGACTGTGCCAGCTGTATTCTCCGGAAACCATAGATAAAAATAACTTGGGTACCTGGTTTGCTAGTCAGCTTCGTCTATGCTGGCCATGGTCGGCCGACATAGACATAAATAACTGTAAGGTCCAGAATGAAAAAAGAGAATCAGATTTTTAGAACCTATCCAGGCGGAAAGAACGGGCAAGGGGTATTCCACAATATTATAAATGTAATCCGCCCGCATAGTGTATATATGGAATTGTTCGCCGGAAGTGGCGCCATTTTTCAGTACAAGCGCCCAGCCTTGTACAATCTGATCAACGACATTGACCCCGAAGTTTCTGTAAAGTGGCGCGGGTACCAGATAGACGGATACGGCTATGAAGTACTCCAACAGGACGCCACCGAGTTTTTAAGCCGGTACCCCTTCCAGGAATCGGAGAAATACGTAATTTATCTTGATCCACCGTACCCGCGCGCCAGCCGGAAAAGTAGCCGGGATTTGTACCGCTACGAAATGACCGACGCCCAGCACGTCGAACTATTGCAAACTGTACTCAGCCTTTCCGCCCCCCACATTGATTTTGTCATTTCAACCTATCAAAATCCCATATACAGTTATTACCTGAAAGATTG is from Salmonirosea aquatica and encodes:
- a CDS encoding N-acetylmuramoyl-L-alanine amidase, producing the protein MNGASTCTSTRTNTNAETWSKIKEIAHFEDVLLDLHFNAASPQATGTEVFYKTSRFLQPQPTAAKLSASVADALRIKDRGAKNESQSQHNRLGVLHLNPERSFLLETCFITNPGDVREYRYYFSDVVHNVTEFLAEESTRKA
- a CDS encoding DUF1353 domain-containing protein codes for the protein MTRFPRIVVQKVYGEKSDWWALSDPAVIPHPQGEYTIPKGYRTDFISAPWLLYPIIHPHGAGSNEAIPHDYEHENGLFRDQLGDRHARHLSNFMLAVRMVQGKAPIWKVFAMLIYTTLFSSITWNRNNRKK
- a CDS encoding glycosyl hydrolase family 28-related protein; the protein is MKKLLFLLLFPFLALGQMVPADSTVRALIQSKIPTRGARTTGYSAADVRTAMDGIIDYVNKKNPIVTPEMFGALGNGTTDDTQAWQKLLNWVALSSKGAEIYAPGKYFITSSLIQVNATVRGAGLRIRGAGREKSGFITHNLNGPLFLLDGNNDNIPNNTTYYNTYRTELSDFFIKSQQIP
- a CDS encoding right-handed parallel beta-helix repeat-containing protein encodes the protein MPALSGDGIKITAVGFSDFGESSNGLIERCWIDGLNGKGINIVGDVSSEFVASHIIIRHNSIFYCNTGIYSELSEQVEIDNNQIIGNTNYGIVIGYDGRGVSRLITITHNELGNNNLLGSIWIQAVVTGVVEGNRFVNNLTETFGNQLTTGKADGSGPVRNLTIQRNYIVQANPNLAGHYQFFIHPGYSNNISILDNYKIVLASGGLYNDISRINILREIDEESGLIVNEKRGASETVILPNPTNLVPKVWKSYRATFTASTDLVISPPTEVPQEKDEFYVALFNNSASPITVNITTGSGFILGDPIVFSSSTQYEGFILMYKYLAGNWYRVK
- a CDS encoding DNA adenine methylase; the encoded protein is MKKENQIFRTYPGGKNGQGVFHNIINVIRPHSVYMELFAGSGAIFQYKRPALYNLINDIDPEVSVKWRGYQIDGYGYEVLQQDATEFLSRYPFQESEKYVIYLDPPYPRASRKSSRDLYRYEMTDAQHVELLQTVLSLSAPHIDFVISTYQNPIYSYYLKDWELKEFQAQTRKGPATELLYMNYENHLGYLHQYDFLGEDFTDRQRIKRKIHREIKKLYNLPATERNAIIQAVLTCRT